In a genomic window of Rhizobium sp. N324:
- a CDS encoding ABC transporter ATP-binding protein has translation MNSHQRLVRSETGRIVAEQVSIRLGKGKAAFEAVSDVSFSVRPGEFVCLLGPSGCGKSTLLGALAGHIDIAGGRLDVDGTPVSGPHPERGIVFQHHTLFPWKSARDNVAFGPKMRGVGKEQRRREAQRMLDLVGLNGFADRYPAQLSGGMQQRVEIARVLVNQPRLLLMDEPFGALDALTRLKMQELLLAIWEQFRKTVLFVTHDIDEALLLADRIIVMKAQPGRIHEEITVPFPRPRSTDIVASPEFSHLKRHCLELLHEDGGADTLPRLTPLGLGRRRS, from the coding sequence ATGAACAGCCATCAGCGCCTGGTGCGATCGGAGACCGGCAGGATCGTTGCGGAGCAGGTCTCCATCCGCCTCGGCAAGGGAAAGGCCGCTTTCGAAGCCGTCTCGGATGTCAGCTTCTCCGTCAGGCCCGGCGAATTCGTCTGCCTGCTCGGCCCCTCCGGCTGCGGAAAATCGACGCTTCTCGGCGCGCTCGCCGGCCATATCGATATTGCCGGCGGCAGATTGGATGTCGATGGCACGCCGGTCAGCGGCCCGCACCCCGAACGCGGCATCGTCTTTCAGCACCACACCCTGTTTCCCTGGAAGAGCGCGCGCGACAATGTCGCCTTCGGACCGAAGATGCGCGGCGTCGGCAAGGAACAGCGCCGGCGCGAGGCGCAGAGGATGCTCGACCTCGTCGGCCTCAACGGTTTTGCCGATCGCTATCCGGCCCAGCTATCCGGCGGCATGCAGCAGCGGGTGGAAATCGCCCGAGTCCTCGTCAATCAGCCGCGGCTGCTGCTGATGGACGAACCCTTCGGCGCGCTCGACGCCCTGACGCGGCTGAAAATGCAGGAACTGCTGCTTGCCATATGGGAGCAGTTCCGCAAGACCGTCCTGTTCGTCACGCATGACATCGACGAGGCGCTGCTGCTCGCCGACCGGATCATCGTGATGAAGGCGCAGCCCGGCCGCATTCACGAAGAGATCACCGTCCCCTTCCCGCGGCCGCGCTCGACCGATATCGTCGCCTCGCCCGAGTTTTCGCATTTGAAGCGCCATTGCCTTGAACTGCTCCATGAAGACGGAGGCGCGGATACCCTACCTCGTCTGACGCCGCTCGGCCTTGGGCGGCGACGCTCGTAA
- a CDS encoding ABC transporter permease, whose amino-acid sequence MTTWTHPDYGSWLRRAGSIAICLLLWQMASTLRLDLGLVTFQNVPSPVDVFAAALGFLQSPKLIAHVSSSLERVFAGYAIAAVAGIACGLIIGRSRKVGDFLLAPLELLRPIPAVAWIPLAVLMFPSSELSMIFITFTGALFPILLNTVHGVEGVDPRLIAAAKSLGSTRRAMLFEVILPGAAPSIVTGLAIGMGTSWFCLVTAEMISGQFGIGYYTWEAYTLQNYPEIIVGMAVIGVLGMGSSTLLRALGNALIPWQKKEAAR is encoded by the coding sequence ATGACGACGTGGACGCACCCTGACTACGGATCTTGGCTGCGCCGCGCGGGGTCCATCGCCATCTGCCTGCTCCTGTGGCAGATGGCCTCCACCCTGCGGCTCGATCTCGGCCTGGTCACCTTCCAAAACGTGCCTTCGCCGGTGGATGTGTTCGCCGCCGCCCTGGGGTTCCTCCAGTCGCCGAAACTCATCGCGCATGTCTCCAGCAGCCTCGAAAGGGTGTTTGCCGGATATGCGATCGCCGCCGTTGCCGGCATCGCCTGCGGCCTGATCATCGGCCGGTCGCGAAAGGTCGGAGATTTCCTCCTTGCGCCGCTCGAACTCCTGCGGCCGATCCCGGCCGTCGCCTGGATACCGCTTGCCGTGCTGATGTTTCCGTCGTCCGAGCTGTCGATGATCTTCATCACCTTCACCGGCGCCCTGTTCCCCATCCTGCTCAATACGGTCCACGGGGTCGAAGGCGTCGATCCGCGCCTGATCGCAGCCGCAAAGAGCCTCGGCAGCACCCGCCGCGCAATGCTGTTCGAGGTCATCCTTCCCGGCGCGGCGCCCAGCATCGTCACCGGCCTTGCCATCGGCATGGGCACCTCGTGGTTCTGTCTGGTGACCGCCGAAATGATCTCCGGCCAATTCGGCATCGGCTACTACACCTGGGAAGCCTATACCCTGCAGAACTACCCTGAGATCATCGTCGGCATGGCGGTGATCGGCGTGCTCGGCATGGGCAGCAGCACCTTGCTGCGTGCCTTGGGCAACGCGCTCATCCCCTGGCAGAAAAAGGAAGCGGCACGATGA
- a CDS encoding ABC transporter substrate-binding protein, with protein sequence MHFRLTLAAAALAATSFLGTAQAETIRVAIGTQDTTINTATGGLLIRELNLLEKYLPHDGKYKDATYDIQWKNFTSGAPITNEQIAGKLDFGVMADFPGSFNGLAHLKAGRKSLFISVLSGSVKGSGNGIVVPTDSPIQSISELKGKTISVPFASTSHGLLLRAIKAQGWDPEKDVNIIAQAPEVAGGALKANQIEAHADFVPFAELYPWRGFARKIYDGSQANGPTFHGALVDADYAEKYPEVVTAYLRAALEADQLIAKEPEKYSELIAKVTGVEAEVDYLFHGPLGLQTRDLTWKPEYRQAVGTAIETLQYLKKADSGLDVDTFIDDRFIKAAFKASGLDYEASLKNYDQLPLDAKDAATGEPIKDAKRVAEIWVKDEPLVRHYATAENAFKALKALEGEGKAIRVFYAQDRESGIKLLGNQAWFVRDEKGEIGAFLLKESAESWAKAHGGAVLDFASAKSSVVASN encoded by the coding sequence ATGCATTTTCGCTTAACTTTGGCAGCTGCAGCTTTGGCTGCGACCAGTTTCCTCGGCACGGCGCAGGCGGAAACCATTCGCGTCGCCATCGGAACGCAAGACACCACGATCAACACCGCCACCGGCGGCCTGTTGATCCGGGAACTCAACCTTCTCGAAAAATACCTGCCGCATGACGGCAAATACAAGGATGCCACCTACGACATCCAGTGGAAGAACTTTACCAGCGGCGCGCCCATCACCAATGAGCAGATCGCCGGCAAACTCGATTTCGGGGTGATGGCGGATTTCCCCGGCTCCTTCAACGGCCTCGCGCATCTGAAGGCGGGACGCAAGAGCCTGTTCATCTCGGTCCTCTCCGGCAGCGTCAAGGGAAGCGGCAACGGCATCGTCGTGCCGACGGATTCTCCGATCCAGTCGATCTCGGAACTGAAAGGCAAGACGATTTCGGTTCCCTTCGCCTCGACCTCACATGGCCTGCTGCTGCGGGCCATCAAAGCTCAGGGCTGGGATCCGGAAAAGGATGTCAACATCATCGCCCAGGCGCCAGAGGTCGCCGGCGGCGCGCTGAAGGCCAACCAGATCGAGGCGCATGCCGATTTCGTGCCCTTTGCCGAGCTTTACCCATGGCGGGGTTTCGCGCGAAAGATCTATGACGGCTCGCAGGCGAACGGCCCCACCTTCCACGGCGCGCTGGTCGATGCCGATTATGCCGAAAAATATCCCGAGGTCGTCACCGCCTATCTGCGCGCCGCACTCGAAGCCGACCAGCTCATCGCCAAGGAGCCGGAAAAATACAGCGAACTGATTGCCAAGGTGACCGGCGTAGAAGCGGAGGTGGACTATCTCTTCCACGGTCCGCTCGGTCTCCAGACCCGTGACCTGACCTGGAAGCCGGAATACCGGCAGGCTGTCGGCACCGCGATCGAAACGCTGCAATATCTGAAAAAGGCCGATAGCGGGCTCGACGTCGACACATTCATCGACGACCGCTTCATCAAGGCCGCCTTCAAGGCCTCCGGTCTCGACTACGAGGCAAGCCTGAAGAACTATGATCAGCTTCCGCTCGACGCCAAGGACGCGGCAACCGGCGAGCCGATCAAGGATGCGAAGCGCGTCGCCGAGATCTGGGTCAAGGACGAGCCGCTCGTCCGCCACTACGCCACGGCGGAAAATGCCTTCAAAGCCTTGAAGGCGCTCGAAGGCGAAGGCAAGGCCATCCGCGTCTTCTATGCGCAGGATCGGGAGAGCGGCATCAAGCTGCTCGGCAATCAGGCCTGGTTCGTTCGTGACGAAAAGGGCGAGATCGGCGCCTTCCTGCTCAAGGAGAGCGCCGAGAGCTGGGCCAAGGCGCATGGCGGCGCCGTGCTCGATTTCGCCAGCGCCAAATCTTCCGTCGTGGCCAGCAACTGA
- a CDS encoding Crp/Fnr family transcriptional regulator: protein MSLDFEIAKSEPKRGLRDAGPELSPQVILPGPQSLFLSETVDGLDEGSHFLDPLKLEEWATLRSHGRQLTFSAGETIFTQGDRHGGVFIIERGSVRVFYSAPSGREITLAYWTPGNFIGGPEMTGGGTHIWSGQALDDCEILFLPGSVLRKLIVEMPNFALCLIQGLASKGKSYSAMAQMLGTRSVIERLAQFLMNLGKLHGVRDGHAVIINAKVTHDQIAAMVGSTRQWVTMMMKRFQKEGLLTVTPRHIRIERPHLLMAMVSKGGA from the coding sequence ATGAGCCTGGATTTTGAAATCGCAAAGTCGGAGCCGAAGCGCGGATTGCGCGACGCAGGCCCCGAGCTGTCCCCGCAGGTCATCCTGCCAGGCCCGCAGTCATTGTTTCTCAGCGAGACGGTCGACGGGCTCGACGAGGGGTCGCATTTCCTCGATCCGCTGAAGCTCGAAGAGTGGGCCACCCTGCGCAGTCACGGGCGGCAGCTGACCTTCTCAGCCGGCGAAACGATCTTTACCCAGGGCGACCGACATGGCGGCGTCTTCATCATCGAGCGCGGCTCCGTGCGCGTCTTTTATTCGGCGCCGTCAGGCCGCGAGATCACATTGGCCTACTGGACGCCGGGCAATTTCATCGGCGGACCTGAGATGACCGGCGGCGGCACGCATATCTGGTCGGGCCAGGCGCTCGACGATTGTGAGATCCTGTTTCTGCCCGGCTCCGTTCTGCGCAAGCTGATCGTCGAAATGCCCAATTTCGCGCTCTGTCTTATCCAGGGTCTGGCGTCGAAGGGCAAAAGCTATTCCGCCATGGCCCAGATGCTCGGCACCCGCTCGGTCATCGAGCGGCTGGCACAGTTTCTGATGAATCTCGGGAAGCTGCATGGCGTGCGAGACGGGCATGCCGTCATCATCAATGCGAAGGTGACCCACGACCAGATCGCCGCCATGGTCGGCTCCACCCGGCAATGGGTGACGATGATGATGAAGCGTTTTCAGAAAGAAGGCTTGCTGACCGTCACGCCTCGGCACATCCGCATCGAGCGGCCGCATCTGCTGATGGCGATGGTCTCGAAGGGCGGCGCGTAA
- a CDS encoding HEAT repeat domain-containing protein yields MSVFEPFEAFGDIETIAERLLDPDAAIRRLAVIELAETASPEALPHLIDAASDASGEVRLQAAIALGEFDGAGAAGGLARLVVDDEPSVAQAAADGLAELKHPEAGSSLLPLLDHASAFVRAAAFRGLKGLRLQDSLGPALIALRDADAAVRVQALGTIAYLKLDSTIPSLIAATRDEDADVRAAAVNALTFTAQPAAAEAVAAALSDANWQVRAAAAESLGRIGHGSAVEALARALSDDYWQVQQKSLGALGKLKANAALPRIMPLLESDMPTLRKEAAAALGEIGNPGARDALAAHADDPDPDVRKTVRWALTRLG; encoded by the coding sequence ATGAGTGTCTTTGAACCTTTCGAAGCCTTCGGCGACATCGAGACCATTGCCGAACGCCTGCTGGATCCGGATGCCGCCATTCGCCGCCTTGCGGTGATCGAGCTTGCCGAAACCGCAAGCCCCGAGGCCTTGCCGCACCTGATCGACGCTGCCAGCGATGCAAGCGGCGAGGTCCGCCTTCAGGCAGCGATCGCCCTTGGCGAGTTCGATGGCGCCGGTGCTGCCGGCGGGCTGGCACGGCTGGTCGTCGACGACGAACCCTCCGTCGCGCAAGCCGCAGCAGATGGCCTGGCGGAGCTGAAGCATCCGGAGGCCGGCAGCAGCCTGTTGCCTCTGCTCGATCATGCCAGCGCCTTCGTGCGCGCGGCGGCGTTTCGTGGATTGAAGGGACTGCGGCTGCAGGACTCGCTCGGCCCCGCCCTGATTGCGCTACGCGACGCAGACGCGGCAGTGCGGGTGCAAGCTCTTGGCACGATCGCCTATCTCAAGCTCGACTCGACGATCCCGTCCCTGATTGCGGCAACGCGCGACGAGGATGCCGACGTGCGCGCCGCAGCGGTCAATGCCCTAACCTTTACCGCGCAACCGGCTGCGGCCGAGGCGGTCGCGGCGGCTCTCAGCGATGCAAACTGGCAGGTCCGGGCGGCGGCAGCGGAATCGCTCGGCCGCATCGGCCACGGCTCGGCGGTCGAAGCGCTCGCCAGGGCGCTCTCCGACGATTATTGGCAGGTGCAGCAGAAATCGCTTGGCGCCCTCGGCAAGCTGAAGGCAAATGCCGCTCTGCCCCGGATCATGCCGCTGCTCGAAAGCGACATGCCCACCTTGCGCAAGGAGGCCGCGGCGGCACTCGGCGAGATCGGCAACCCCGGCGCCCGGGACGCGCTTGCCGCGCATGCCGATGATCCCGATCCCGATGTCCGCAAGACGGTGCGCTGGGCGCTTACCCGTCTGGGATAG
- a CDS encoding 4Fe-4S dicluster domain-containing protein, which yields MPLALSPSTVPVTVDDAKCIADKGCTVCVDVCPLDVLRISDLTGKAYMKFDECWYCMPCETDCPTGAVTVNIPYLLR from the coding sequence ATGCCACTCGCCCTCTCCCCCAGCACAGTCCCGGTGACCGTCGACGATGCCAAATGCATCGCCGACAAGGGCTGCACGGTCTGTGTCGACGTCTGCCCGCTCGACGTGCTGCGCATCAGTGATCTGACCGGCAAGGCCTATATGAAGTTCGATGAATGCTGGTATTGCATGCCCTGCGAAACGGACTGCCCGACCGGCGCCGTCACCGTCAACATTCCCTACCTGTTGCGCTGA
- a CDS encoding fumarate reductase/succinate dehydrogenase flavoprotein subunit: MDNFVEGLSEVACDVLVIGGGTAGPMAALKAKQRNPNLNIVLLEKANVKRSGAISMGMDGLNNAVVPGYATPEQYTKEITIANDGIVDQAPVYKYASRCYEIIEELDRFGIRFQKNANGDFDLKKVHHLGTYVLPMPNGDTVKKALYRQLRRERILISNRYMATRLLTAKDGRIAGAIAVNTRSAEFLVLRAKTVILCMGAAGRLGLPHSGYLFGTYENPTNSGDGYAMAYHAGAALANLECYQINPLIKDYNGPACAYVAGPFGAYTANSEGNRFIESDYWSGQMMQEFYNELQSGKGPVFLKLNHLHHDTVGEIEQILHKVERPSRGRFHEARGTDYREKMIEMHISEIGFCSGHSASGVFVDEFARTTVEGLYAAGDMANVPHNYMLGAFTNGAVAGEHAADVAAETELPDYDREFVARERERVLAPTRRDDGIPPNQLEYKARRLVNDYLQPPKVTAKMRIGQQRLSEVRDDLETALVARDAHELMRALEVSSILDCAEMAAHASLFRTESRWGLYHNRVDHPEKDDDNWFCHTLLRKIDGGMVSEKRKVEPYVVPIETEERTAYDRLRVQKQA; this comes from the coding sequence ATGGATAATTTTGTAGAGGGCCTCTCCGAGGTCGCATGCGACGTGCTGGTGATCGGCGGCGGCACGGCCGGGCCGATGGCGGCGCTCAAGGCAAAACAGCGCAATCCCAACTTGAACATCGTCCTGCTCGAGAAGGCCAACGTCAAGCGCTCGGGCGCGATCTCCATGGGCATGGACGGGCTGAACAATGCCGTCGTTCCAGGCTATGCGACGCCGGAGCAATACACCAAGGAAATCACCATCGCCAATGACGGCATCGTCGATCAGGCGCCGGTCTATAAATATGCCTCGCGATGCTACGAAATCATCGAGGAGCTGGACCGTTTCGGCATCCGCTTCCAGAAGAACGCCAATGGCGACTTCGACCTCAAGAAGGTGCACCACCTCGGCACCTATGTCCTGCCGATGCCGAATGGAGACACCGTCAAGAAGGCGCTCTATCGGCAGCTGCGCCGCGAGCGCATTCTGATCTCCAACCGCTACATGGCGACGCGGCTTTTGACGGCGAAGGACGGCAGGATTGCCGGGGCGATCGCCGTCAACACACGCTCGGCGGAGTTTCTCGTGCTGCGCGCCAAGACGGTGATCCTCTGCATGGGAGCGGCGGGACGGCTCGGCCTGCCCCATTCCGGCTATCTCTTCGGCACCTATGAGAACCCGACCAACTCAGGCGACGGCTATGCGATGGCCTATCATGCGGGTGCAGCACTCGCGAACCTCGAATGTTATCAGATCAATCCACTGATCAAGGACTATAACGGCCCCGCCTGCGCCTATGTCGCCGGCCCCTTCGGCGCCTATACCGCCAACAGCGAAGGCAACCGCTTCATCGAAAGCGACTACTGGTCCGGTCAGATGATGCAGGAATTCTACAACGAGCTACAGTCCGGCAAAGGGCCGGTCTTCCTGAAGCTCAATCACCTGCATCACGACACGGTCGGCGAGATCGAGCAGATCCTGCACAAGGTCGAGCGCCCCTCGCGCGGACGCTTCCACGAGGCGCGCGGCACCGATTACCGCGAAAAGATGATCGAGATGCACATCTCCGAAATCGGCTTCTGTTCCGGCCACAGCGCCTCTGGGGTGTTCGTCGATGAATTCGCGCGCACGACGGTCGAGGGCCTCTATGCGGCGGGCGACATGGCGAATGTGCCGCATAACTATATGCTCGGCGCCTTCACCAACGGCGCCGTCGCGGGAGAACATGCAGCCGACGTCGCCGCCGAAACCGAACTTCCCGACTATGATCGCGAATTCGTCGCACGCGAGCGCGAACGCGTGCTGGCGCCGACGCGGCGCGACGACGGCATTCCGCCCAACCAGTTGGAATACAAGGCGCGCCGCCTGGTCAACGACTATCTGCAGCCCCCGAAGGTGACGGCGAAGATGCGGATCGGCCAGCAGCGGCTCAGCGAAGTCCGCGACGATCTCGAGACTGCGCTGGTCGCCCGCGACGCGCATGAACTGATGCGGGCGCTCGAAGTCTCGTCCATCCTCGATTGCGCCGAGATGGCCGCCCATGCCTCGCTGTTCCGCACGGAGAGCCGCTGGGGCCTTTACCACAATCGCGTCGACCATCCGGAGAAGGACGACGACAACTGGTTCTGCCACACGCTTCTCAGGAAGATCGACGGCGGCATGGTTTCGGAAAAGCGCAAGGTGGAGCCCTATGTCGTTCCGATCGAGACCGAGGAACGGACGGCCTACGACCGTCTGCGTGTTCAAAAGCAAGCCTGA
- a CDS encoding DUF971 domain-containing protein — translation MTPLQLKLKPERRTLAITWEGGDISLLPASELRRRSRAAQAVRASLDGRETSFDNVTVTGIEPIGSYAVRLVFSDGHDRGIYPWQYLREIADSLA, via the coding sequence ATGACACCGTTGCAACTGAAGCTGAAACCAGAACGCCGCACGCTTGCCATTACCTGGGAAGGCGGCGACATCTCCCTTCTTCCTGCCTCTGAATTGCGCCGCCGCAGCCGCGCCGCCCAAGCGGTGCGGGCGTCCCTCGACGGGCGCGAGACGAGCTTCGACAATGTCACGGTGACAGGCATCGAGCCGATCGGCTCCTATGCCGTCAGGCTGGTTTTCTCGGACGGGCATGATCGGGGGATCTACCCCTGGCAATACCTGCGCGAAATCGCCGATTCATTGGCTTGA
- a CDS encoding thiazole synthase: MLDLYGRQIASRLLLGTARYPSPAILAEAIRRSKTEIVTVSLRREMAGGRNGGAFFDMIRALGVHVLPNTAGCHGVSEAVLTAKMAREVFRTNWIKLEVIGNHDTLQPDVFALVEAARILTGEGFEVFPYTTDDLVVAERLVDAGCRVLMPWCAPIGSAAGPQNLAALRSMRAHFADVPLIVDAGIGRPSHAAIVMELGFDAVLLNTAVAGAGDPAAMAEAFAKAIDAGRQAFGAGMLEPRDLAVPSTPVIGKAVFA; the protein is encoded by the coding sequence ATGCTTGATCTTTACGGACGTCAAATCGCATCACGCCTTCTTCTCGGCACCGCCCGTTACCCCTCACCCGCCATCCTCGCCGAAGCCATCAGGCGCTCTAAAACGGAGATCGTCACCGTATCGCTGCGCCGCGAAATGGCGGGCGGGCGCAATGGCGGCGCTTTCTTCGACATGATCCGAGCGCTCGGCGTTCACGTTCTTCCCAACACGGCCGGCTGCCACGGCGTCTCCGAGGCGGTGCTGACGGCAAAGATGGCCCGAGAAGTCTTTCGAACCAACTGGATCAAGCTGGAGGTGATCGGCAATCACGACACGCTGCAGCCGGATGTTTTCGCGCTCGTGGAAGCGGCGCGCATCCTCACCGGCGAGGGTTTCGAGGTCTTTCCCTACACGACCGACGATCTGGTCGTCGCCGAGCGCCTCGTCGACGCCGGCTGCCGGGTGCTGATGCCCTGGTGCGCGCCGATCGGATCTGCGGCCGGCCCTCAAAACCTCGCCGCACTTCGATCGATGCGGGCGCATTTTGCAGACGTGCCGCTGATCGTGGATGCCGGCATTGGCCGGCCTTCGCATGCGGCCATCGTCATGGAGCTGGGTTTCGATGCCGTGCTGCTGAACACCGCGGTTGCCGGCGCCGGCGACCCGGCCGCGATGGCGGAGGCCTTTGCCAAGGCAATCGATGCCGGCAGGCAGGCGTTCGGCGCCGGCATGCTGGAGCCGCGCGACCTGGCCGTGCCCTCGACACCGGTGATCGGAAAGGCGGTGTTTGCATGA
- the thiS gene encoding sulfur carrier protein ThiS: protein MQLIINGEAQTIAATTLLQLLAALDYEGDWLATAVNGELVHREDRGQHMLNDHDRIEILTPMQGG from the coding sequence ATGCAACTGATCATCAATGGCGAAGCCCAGACGATCGCCGCCACAACGCTTTTGCAGCTTCTGGCCGCGCTCGACTACGAAGGCGACTGGCTGGCGACCGCCGTCAATGGCGAACTGGTCCATCGCGAGGATCGCGGCCAGCATATGCTGAACGATCATGACCGGATCGAAATCCTGACCCCGATGCAGGGAGGCTGA
- the thiO gene encoding glycine oxidase ThiO — translation MRVLVKGAGVAGLTVARELHARGAYVTIFDPHPNFAHAASWLAGGMLAPWCERESADEAVLTRGLDAADRWEAILPGSTVRNGTLVVASARDHGELKRFAGRTTGYQWVEESDIAALEPALATRFRHGLFFPSEAHLDPRQALCALKEQLAANGATFTDAAPDDDDFSDIVDCTGAARIGRERDLRGVRGEMLYLHTEEVTLARPVRLLHPRFPVYIVPRGNGFFMIGATTIETDSDGPITARSLMELLNTAYALHPAFADAAVVETGAGIRPALPDNLPRVTREGKIVVFNGLYRHGFLLAPTMAAEAADLVFSQQPKQRNTQCN, via the coding sequence ATGCGCGTGCTTGTCAAAGGGGCCGGCGTCGCCGGCCTCACCGTCGCCCGCGAGCTGCATGCCCGCGGTGCCTATGTCACGATCTTCGACCCGCACCCGAATTTCGCCCATGCCGCGTCCTGGCTCGCCGGCGGCATGCTGGCACCCTGGTGCGAGCGGGAAAGCGCCGATGAGGCGGTGCTGACGCGCGGCCTCGATGCCGCCGATCGCTGGGAGGCGATCCTGCCGGGCAGCACCGTCCGCAACGGCACTCTCGTCGTCGCCTCGGCCCGCGACCATGGCGAGCTGAAACGTTTTGCCGGCCGCACGACCGGTTATCAATGGGTTGAGGAGAGCGATATCGCCGCCCTTGAGCCCGCGCTCGCCACCCGTTTCCGGCACGGTCTGTTCTTCCCAAGCGAGGCACATCTGGACCCGCGCCAGGCGCTGTGCGCGCTGAAAGAGCAACTGGCGGCAAACGGCGCCACCTTTACCGACGCAGCGCCGGACGATGATGATTTCTCCGATATCGTCGACTGCACAGGTGCCGCCCGCATTGGGCGAGAGCGCGATCTGCGCGGCGTGCGGGGCGAAATGCTCTATCTCCATACCGAAGAGGTCACCCTCGCCCGGCCCGTCCGCCTGCTGCATCCGCGTTTTCCCGTCTATATCGTTCCCCGCGGCAACGGCTTTTTCATGATCGGCGCGACGACGATCGAGACCGATTCCGACGGCCCGATCACCGCGCGCTCACTGATGGAACTGCTGAACACGGCCTATGCGCTGCACCCGGCTTTTGCCGACGCCGCCGTCGTCGAAACCGGCGCCGGCATCCGCCCTGCCCTGCCCGACAATCTTCCGCGCGTCACGCGGGAGGGGAAGATCGTCGTTTTTAACGGCCTCTATCGCCACGGTTTTCTGCTGGCGCCGACCATGGCGGCCGAAGCCGCGGATCTCGTTTTTTCCCAACAGCCGAAGCAAAGGAACACCCAATGCAACTGA